From one Mytilus edulis chromosome 1, xbMytEdul2.2, whole genome shotgun sequence genomic stretch:
- the LOC139504764 gene encoding uncharacterized protein isoform X2, whose translation MFALLLTFTIVAAAPIDEGCLFDGTMYATGDKIIISNCLGAMTCMGNNVYSNLEQYGGVCPSTKRSTEKTVCVYNYKIYNKNEFVTIGNCLAQMECLGYNAFGPYKMLGGKCPGKDKREVNGQTGCLFDGRVYAANEEIIIPSCLGKMTCLGNNNLGPITSLYGICPQQKRSVDGQSGCLFDGTVYSKGDVITLKGTNARMVCQGHNIYTEQL comes from the exons ATGTTTGCTTTACTCCTTACTTTTACCATAGTTGCTGCTGCTCCTATAGATGAAG GATGTTTATTCGATGGTACAATGTACGCCACTGGAGATAAAATAATTATCAGTAACTGTCTGGGTGCAATGACATGTATGGGCAACAACGTATACTCAAACCTGGAACAATATGG aggcGTATGTCCTTCAACGAAACGATCGACTGAAAAAA CTGTATGTGTGtacaattataaaatttacaacaaGAATGAATTTGTCACGATTGGCAATTGTTTAGCTCAAATGGAATGTTTAGGATACAATGCCTTTGGACCGTATAAAATGCTTgg TGGGAAATGTCCAGGAAAAGACAAAAGAGAAGTGAATGGACAAA CTGGGTGTTTGTTTGATGGCAGAGTTTATGCAGCTAATGAGGAAATTATCATACCATCCTGCTTGGGTAAAATGACATGTTTAGGAAACAATAATCTTGGACCTATTACATCTCTGTA tgGCATATGTCCGCAGCAAAAACGGTCAGTAGATGGTCAAA GTGGATGTCTGTTTGATGGTACGGTTTATTCCAAAGGAGATGTGATAACTTTAAAAGGAACTAATGCTCGTATGGTCTGCCAAGGGCACAATATTTATACGGAACAATTATAA